Proteins encoded in a region of the Triplophysa rosa linkage group LG14, Trosa_1v2, whole genome shotgun sequence genome:
- the nek8 gene encoding serine/threonine-protein kinase Nek8, with product MEKYEKIKVVGRGAFGIVHLCRRRTDGALVILKEIPVEQMTRDERLAAQNECQVLKLLNHPNIIEYYENFLEDKALMIAMEYAPGGTLADYIQKRCNSLLDEDTILHFFVQILLALYHVHNKLILHRDLKTQNILLDKHQMIVKIGDFGISKILVSKSKAYTVVGTPCYISPELCEGKPYNQKSDIWALGCVLYELASLKRAFEAANLPALVLKIMSGTFAPISDRYSPELRQLILNMLNLDPSKRPQLNEIMAHPICIRPLLNLYTDIGNVKMRRIEKPLSTVQAGSHGRPGGRGTNTRTRGGLSGLTTTKMMHPLPLSSVHTWGSGISTPLRLPMLNTEVIQVSLGRTQKMGVTKSGRLITWEAPSVGSGEPVLPGAVEQMQPQFISRFLEGQSGVTIKSVSCGDLFSTCLTDRGIIMTFGSGSNGCLGHGNFNDVTQPKIVEALLGYELDQVSCGASHVLAVTNEREVFSWGRGDNGRLGLGTQDCHHSPQQVSLPSDFEAHRVLCGVDCSMVISTQHQILVCGNNRFNKLGLDKISDTEEPPSHCQVEEVHIFQPVQSAPLNVEKIVYIDIGTAHSVAVTEKGQCYTFGSNQLGQLGCSSCRTTRVPCQVPGLQGITMAACGDAFTLAIGAEGEVYTWGKGARGRLGRKEEDSGKPKAVQLDESHPFTVTSVACCHGNTLLAVKPFFEEPVPK from the exons CATAGTGCATCTTTGTCGCAGACGCACTGACGGCGCACTGGTGATCTTGAAGGAAATCCCAGTAGAGCAGATGACACGTGATGAACGTCTCGCAGCTCAGAACGAATGCCAAGTTCTCAAGTTACTCAACCACCCCAACATAATCGAGTATTATGAAAACTTCCTGGAAGACAAGGCGCTGATGATCGCAATGGAATACGCTCCAG GTGGAACCCTGGCAGATTACATACAGAAGCGCTGCAACTCCCTGTTAGATGAGGACACCATACTACATTTCTTTGTCCAGATCTTACTTGCTCTTTACCATGTGCACAATAAACTCATCCTACATCGGGACCTCAAAACCCAGAACATACTACTAGACAAGCATCAGATGATAGTTAAAATAGGTGACTTTGGCATCTCAAAGATTCTCGTGAGCAAGAGCAAAGCGTACACT GTTGTGGGGACACCATGTTATATTTCTCCAGAACTGTGTGAAGGAAAGCCATACAACCAGAAGAGTGACATTTGGGCCTTAGGCTGTGTTCTTTATGAGCTTGCTAGTCTCAAGAGAGCCTTTGAGGCAGCA AACCTGCCAGCCTTGGTGCTAAAGATCATGAGTGGCACATTTGCCCCCATTTCAGACCGTTACAGCCCAGAACTTAGACAGCTGATCCTCAACATGCTGAATTTGGATCCATCCAAGCGACCCCAGCTCAATGAGATAATGGCCCATCCTATTTGCATCAGGCCATTGCTCAATCTCTACACTGACATAGGCAACGTCAAAATGCGCAG AATTGAAAAGCCACTGTCTACTGTTCAGGCAGGTTCTCATGGAAGACCAGGTGGAAGAGGAACCAATACTAGAACTAGAG GTGGGCTGTCCGGTTTAACCACAACAAAGATGATGCATCCATTGCCCTTATCTTCAGTGCACACCTGGGGCAGTGGCATTTCCACTCCTCTGCGTCTGCCCATGTTAAACACAGAGGTTATCCAAGTCTCCCTGGGACGCACCCAAAAAATGGGCGTCACCAAATCTGGGAGGCTCATCACTTGGGAG GCACCCTCGGTTGGATCTGGTGAGCCTGTTTTGCCTGGTGCAGTCGAGCAGATGCAGCCGCAGTTCATCTCCCGCTTCCTAGAAGGTCAATCTGGTGTCACCATCAAATCTGTATCATGTGGTGATCTTTTCAGCACCTGCTTGACAG ACAGGGGAATAATAATGACATTTGGCAGTGGAAGCAACGGTTGTCTTGGCCATGGCAATTTCAACGACGTTACACAG CCCAAGATAGTGGAGGCTCTTCTGGGTTACGAGTTGGATCAGGTGTCTTGTGGAGCATCTCACGTTCTGGCTGTGACCAATGAGCGAGAGGTTTTCTCCTGGGGGAGAGGAGACAATG GTCGGCTGGGTTTGGGCACTCAAGACTGTCATCACTCCCCCCAGCAGGTGAGTTTGCCATCTGATTTTGAAGCCCATCGCGTGTTGTGTGGGGTGGACTGCTCTATGGTTATAAGCACACAGCACCAGATTCTGGTCTGTGGAAATAACAG ATTTAACAAACTGGGTTTGGACAAGATCTCGGACACAGAAGAGCCCCCATCTCACTGTCAGGTGGAGGAGGTCCATATATTCCAGCCCGTCCAGTCGGCACCTCTAAATGTTGAGAAGATTGTTTACATCGACATTGGAACCGCACATTCTGTTGCCGTCACAG AGAAAGGACAGTGTTACACCTTTGGCAGTAACCAGCTCGGCCAGCTTGGTTGCAGTTCCTGCAGAACCACCCGAGTGCCCTGTCAGGTCCCAGGACTGCAGGGGATCACCATGGCAGCGTGTGGCGACGCCTTTACTCTGGCAATCGGTGCAG agggggaggtgtacACCTGGGGTAAAGGGGCACGTGGTCGACTCGGACGGAAAGAAGAGGATTCTGGGAAGCCAAAGGCTGTGCAGCTCGACGAGAGCCACCCCTTCACTGTCACATCCGTGGcctgttgccatggaaacacaCTGTTGGCTGTGAAAC CATTTTTTGAAGAGCCTGTTCCAAAGTAA